The Thermanaerovibrio acidaminovorans DSM 6589 genome contains a region encoding:
- a CDS encoding formyltransferase produces MRPRVAVCAYSQVGTRCLESLLELGANVVALFTHQDNPSENLWFRTPDRVAERHRIPVIRDSLRSPEGAMALRELKPDLLLSFYYRDMIPGELLEIPPLGAFNVHGSLLPRYRGRVSVHWAMIMGEMRTGATLHVMTPRPDDGPVVDREEVPIHLHDTSRDVMERLAEAAHRLIRRAYPTLEDGSYRAVPQDQGAASYFGGRRPEDGLIQWDREDSLGAYHMVRALTRPYPGAFSTLADGRRLTIWRAHPLPEKAVPRAEPGTLMEDPEGYVLVRCMAGALRILEAELDGRCGHPLDLGLGDMRGQLLG; encoded by the coding sequence ATGAGGCCCAGGGTGGCGGTCTGCGCCTACAGCCAGGTGGGGACCCGGTGCCTGGAGTCCCTGCTGGAGCTGGGGGCCAACGTGGTCGCCCTCTTCACCCACCAGGACAACCCGTCGGAGAACCTGTGGTTCAGGACACCGGACCGGGTGGCGGAGCGGCACCGCATACCGGTAATAAGGGACAGCCTCCGCTCCCCGGAGGGGGCCATGGCCCTTCGGGAACTGAAGCCGGATCTCCTGCTCTCCTTCTACTACCGGGACATGATCCCCGGGGAGCTGCTGGAGATCCCCCCTCTAGGGGCCTTCAACGTGCACGGGTCGCTACTGCCTCGCTACCGGGGGCGGGTGTCGGTCCACTGGGCCATGATCATGGGGGAGATGAGGACCGGCGCCACCCTTCACGTTATGACCCCCCGGCCGGACGACGGACCGGTGGTGGACCGGGAGGAGGTGCCGATCCACCTGCACGACACATCCCGGGACGTGATGGAGCGACTGGCGGAGGCGGCCCACCGGTTGATACGGCGGGCCTACCCCACCCTGGAGGACGGGAGCTACCGGGCTGTGCCCCAGGACCAGGGGGCAGCCTCCTACTTCGGCGGCCGGCGCCCGGAGGACGGGCTGATCCAGTGGGACCGGGAGGACTCCCTGGGAGCCTATCACATGGTCAGGGCCCTCACCAGGCCCTACCCGGGGGCCTTCTCCACCCTGGCCGACGGGCGAAGGCTGACGATCTGGAGGGCCCATCCCCTGCCGGAGAAGGCGGTCCCGAGGGCGGAGCCGGGAACCTTGATGGAGGACCCGGAGGGGTACGTGCTGGTCAGGTGCATGGCGGGAGCCCTGAGGATCCTGGAGGCGGAGCTGGACGGGCGGTGCGGGCATCCCCTGGACCTGGGACTTGGAGATATGAGGGGTCAGCTGCTGGGCTGA
- a CDS encoding bifunctional UDP-4-keto-pentose/UDP-xylose synthase — MRLKKVLILGANGFIGSHLCEKILEHTDWEICALDVGSHNLSGVLESPRVEFVESPMGSAWDWIRDRAREAFAVVPLAGIARPAMYIEDPLYTYELDFEENLKVVRICAELRQWVIFPSTSEVYGMCPDRELKEDESNLVLGPIRNVRWIYSCSKQMMDRVIWAMGISKGLPFTLFRPFNWIGPRQDDPRTPKGNRLVPQMLGNIIRREPIRLVNGGHQRRSFTDIEEGVMGILSILRNPDAAVGEIFNLGNPRNNHSVREVALALVRAASRIPGYEYALEIPLVEVSGEEHYGKGYEDVQDRLPSVDKAASKLGWVPKATLDEILDRTVRYYL; from the coding sequence ATGCGTTTGAAGAAGGTGCTTATACTGGGGGCCAACGGCTTCATCGGGAGCCACCTGTGCGAGAAGATACTGGAGCACACCGACTGGGAGATATGTGCCCTGGACGTGGGGTCCCACAACCTGTCGGGGGTGCTTGAGAGCCCCCGGGTGGAGTTCGTGGAGTCCCCCATGGGCTCCGCCTGGGACTGGATAAGGGACAGGGCCCGGGAGGCCTTCGCGGTTGTGCCCCTGGCGGGCATCGCCAGGCCCGCCATGTACATCGAGGACCCCCTCTACACCTATGAGCTGGACTTCGAGGAGAACCTCAAGGTGGTCCGGATATGCGCGGAGCTGAGGCAGTGGGTCATCTTCCCCTCCACCTCGGAGGTCTACGGCATGTGCCCCGACCGGGAGCTGAAGGAGGACGAGAGCAACCTGGTGCTAGGCCCCATCCGCAACGTCCGGTGGATATACAGCTGCAGCAAGCAGATGATGGACCGGGTCATATGGGCCATGGGGATCTCCAAGGGGCTCCCCTTCACACTCTTCCGGCCCTTCAACTGGATAGGTCCCCGGCAGGACGACCCAAGGACGCCTAAAGGCAACCGGCTGGTCCCCCAGATGCTGGGCAACATAATAAGGCGGGAACCCATAAGGCTGGTTAACGGGGGACATCAGCGGAGGAGCTTCACCGACATCGAGGAGGGGGTCATGGGGATCCTGAGCATCCTCAGGAACCCGGATGCGGCGGTGGGGGAGATCTTCAACCTGGGGAACCCGAGGAACAACCACTCGGTCCGGGAGGTGGCCCTGGCGCTGGTGAGGGCCGCTTCCCGAATCCCCGGCTACGAGTACGCCTTGGAGATCCCCCTGGTGGAGGTCTCCGGGGAGGAACACTACGGCAAGGGATACGAGGACGTCCAGGACCGGCTACCCAGCGTGGATAAGGCGGCGTCAAAGCTGGGATGGGTGCCCAAGGCCACCCTGGACGAGATCCTGGACAGGACCGTCCGATACTACCTGTAG